The following coding sequences lie in one Fusarium poae strain DAOMC 252244 chromosome 1, whole genome shotgun sequence genomic window:
- a CDS encoding hypothetical protein (BUSCO:40522at5125) → MMDSHTSHTQGAMSPEQSFAGYPYATRYTTPVREDDSSVYEPSTVYSQRSDASFTGYASGLGITSHPYGPLPDEVGYNTHLPYTPEASPTAPCQTSDVVTTRSGLNIAKKPLTTRSTAVKSGRVQKRSRADKTKNTTSILSKPLSESAKHLPGIHVADIETFVNRSTETRLSETSRNKKPGQIKRPMNAFMLYRKAYQEVAKTQCAQNNHQHVSKVCGAAWVLEPVQIKEAFDQWARIERVNHQRAHPGYKFTPSKPKKTKRDEDGDEEYSDNDSDWNGGRGLSNAARKSRYRQATQLNEPSSSAFDAVNNSMVDPSTAPYHDVYAYSYHGRPHVLPYDQMAPNPYGMSMRQYNGLGINSEMTSRAASPAELEYSIHGMDGFSHGYYGAPQSTFDNAPAPLFGPTPSYDTYDGLPAGSTPLGQEGWIPHMENDHDMMPVAAGYEETTAQDAYLKGNKDDWKVEVMDEPGHFEDWYAQTEQGFQ, encoded by the exons ATGATGGACTCGCACACCTCGCACACTCAGGGCGCCATGAGTCCAGAACAAAGTTTTGCCGGCTATCCATATGCCACGCGATACACCACTCCCGTTCGCGAGGATGACTCTTCAGTGTACGAGCCATCTACAGTCTACTCTCAAAGAAGCGATGCCTCATTT ACGGGGTACGCCAGTGGCCTAGGAATAACTAGTCATCCATATGGACCTTTGCCCGACGAGGTTGGCTACAAT ACTCATCTGCCATACACCCCCGAGGCATCGCCAACAGCGCCATGCCAAACAAGCGATGTCGTAACAACACGCAGTGGGCTCAACATCGCTAAGAAGCCGCTCACAACCAGATCAACAGCCGTGAAAAGCGGCCGAGTGCAGAAGAGAAGCCGTGCTGATAAGACCAAGAACACAACTAGCATCCTTTCGAAACCCCTTTCTGAATCTGCTAAACACCTTCCTGGAATCCACGTTGCTGACATCGAGACCTTTGTCAACCGGTCTACCGAGACGAGACTCTCCGAAACATCACGCAATAAAAAACCCGGTCAGATCAAACGCCCTATGAACGCATTCATGCTTTATCGGAAGGCATATCAGGAAGTTGCCAAGACGCAGTGTGCTCAAAACAACCACCAACATGTATCAAAAGTCTGTGGTGCAGCATGGGTATTGGAGCCAGTGCAAATCAAAGAGGCATTCGACCAGTGGGCTAGGATCGAGCGCGTGAACCACCAGCGAGCACACCCTGGATACAAGTTCACGCCTTCGAAGCCAAAAAAGACCAAACGTGATGAGGATGGAGATGAAGAGTATTCGGACAACGACTCAGACTGGAATGGCGGGCGTGGGCTTTCCAACGCAGCGCGGAAGTCCAGGTATCGGCAAGCCACACAACTGAACGAGCCTTCTTCCTCCGCCTTTGATGCCGTTAATAACTCGATGGTCGATCCATCAACTGCACCCTACCATGATGTGTACGCCTATTCCTACCATGGTAGACCTCATGTTCTCCCATATGATCAGATGGCGCCGAACCCATATGGTATGAGTATGCGCCAGTACAACGGCCTAGGCATCAACAGCGAGATGACCAGCAGAGCCGCTTCACCTGCAGAGTTGGAATACTCGATCCATGGCATGGATGGCTTCTCCCATGGCTACTATGGTGCCCCCCAATCAACTTTTGACAATGCGCCAGCTCCTCTATTTGGGCCAACTCCTTCGTACGACACATATGACGGGCTCCCTGCAGGCTCTACTCCCTTGGGACAAGAAGGTTGGATTCCCCATATGGAGAACGACCATGACATGATGCCTGTGGCGGCTGGCTATGAAGAAACTACAGCACAAGACGCTTATCTCAAAGGCAACAAAGACGATTGGAAGGTTGAAGTGATGGACGAACCTGGCCACTTCGAGGATTGGTATGCGCAGACTGAACAAGGTTTCCAGTGA
- a CDS encoding hypothetical protein (SECRETED:SignalP(1-22)~TransMembrane:1 (n7-17c22/23o46-67i)) translates to MTWISKTVTVTGLVLLAHACYSAQEHSAISSAAVHHGQPQPLATHSLPIDISIEALVATLVVVLGLVMGTPQLRPIKWHEWAGKIEREGEAGFMTGGGEVEKDYRGNPFSILETRPGFIDIRKQRREFTKWVKAEEK, encoded by the exons ATGACTTGGATCTCCAAAACCGTGACCGTAACtggtcttgttcttcttgcgcACGC GTGCTACTCTGCGCAGGAGCATTCTGCCATCTCATCAGCAGCCGTGCACCATGGCCAGCCGCAACCGCTCGCAACACACTCCCTTCCAATCGATATCTCCATCGAAGCCTTGGTAGCAACCCTGGTAGTCGTTTTGGGTCTGGTAATGGGAACCCCGCAGCTTCGACCGATCAAGTGGCATGAGTGGGCTGGGAAGATTGAGCGTGAAGGAGAGGCTGGTTTTATGACTGGAGGTGGTGAGGTGGAAAAGGACTACCGTGGGAATCCCTTCAGTATTCTTGAGACGCGACCTGGATTCATCGATATTCGCAAACAACGACGCGAATTCACGAAGTGGGTTAAGGCTGAGGAGAAGTAA
- a CDS encoding hypothetical protein (BUSCO:24659at5125) — translation MPRTSGSSASSSSGRGRGWGRVRRAWGGHTFIRRNTRNSSSQSGSSVHSSPNACNLPRQYSATPEPPISHEEQNPRSSSEPVQHEVVMAMDIKDDFTIGCAYFSTTDGILQVSEDISAASLDIAEQFLTHAQPNSLLMSARAPASFRDHLEKLVNPGGKGIILRGLQSSEFSIDTAHERLVGLNSQALSSTGIIFSTGMEDDADEEPVPGHPLPESCAFRSLRYGGSINMNSPVSVGCAGALLGDILHRRSAGFLPDGQVAGVLFRVTDIRMFSLSSYIQALGSNTNQSNAKESLSVYGLFQNLASTPQGRTHLRRIFLRPLLNINIISERQRSIAALLQPENADKLPQLASTLRKIRNLHTTFAQLRKGIEFPSAGQSFDKGVWGTIHKFTTHALTLRELIASINGGSDVVLFKQVIDDIQPPSLVAVKEIIDKTIDFEQSKARHRSSVKAGIDPKLDELKRQYDGMDSFLTEVINHVHRELPDWARKYVQSCIFLPQIGFLTVVESNPATGNGHYEGEGTTLEAWEKLFNADGASCYKNSYMRELDEEYGDMYCQIGDREVEIIHGLVSKVLKYEELLLSASDMCGEFDAILALALGAEKYNWRGPQVVEASVIHIEEGRHPLQELVVPAFVPNSCHLVAGSPSVSGVQDGSPQAVILTGPNHSGKSVYLKQTAIIVYLAHIGSFVPATQAVIGLTESILTCISPRESMSGGESAFARDMKQAALSMKTSSPRSLILVDEFGKGTNGDDGAALLAALLDHYLSLGSDCPRLLAATHFHEVFENSYLEHHSSFRIAHMNVRLEREASLVDDQVIYLFNLEYGHNASSYGGRCAALNGVPSPVVDRAENVSQLLARNEDLGAVCARLSPTDEGVLEKAEVTARIFLGQSFDCEGEVEPGEAEENVRDSVRDILEAMLSPNI, via the exons ATGCCCAGAACATCAGGTTCCAGCGCTTCTAGCTCCAGCGGCCGAGGCCGTGGTTGGGGCCGAGTCCGCAGAGCTTGGGGAGGACATACTTTCATACGTAGGAATACCCGGAACTCATCTTCTCAATCTGGCTCCTCAGTACATTCGAGTCCCAATGCTTGCAATCTGCCTCGTCAATACTCAGCTACGCCCGAACCACCCATTTCCCATGAAGAACAAAATCCTCGAAGTAGCAGCGAGCCTGTCCAGCATGAAGTTGTCATGGCTATGGACATTAAGGACGATTTCACGATCGGGTGTGCATACTTTTCCACTACAGATGGAATTCTTCAAGTTTCAGAAGACATTTCTGCAGCTTCCTTGGACATCGCTGAGCAGTTCCTCACCCATGCTCAGCCGAATAGTCTCCTTATGTCGGCAAGAGCACCTGCGAGTTTTCGGGATCATCTTGAGAAACTCGTTAACCCAGGAGGCAA GGGCATCATTCTTCGAGGCTTGCAGTCTTCCGAATTCTCGATTGATACGGCACACGAGCGGCTTGTGGGTTTGAACTCTCAAGCCTTATCATCTACCGGCATCATATTCTCGACTGGCATGGAAGATGATGCAGACGAAGAACCTGTACCAGGACATCCACTGCCCGAATCATGTGCCTTCCGGTCACTTCGATATGGAGGGTCTATAAACATGAACAGTCCTGTCTCA GTAGGATGTGCTGGCGCCTTACTGGGTGATATCCTTCATCGAAGGTCTGCTGGCTTTCTACCTGACGGGCAGGTAGCCGGTGTTCTATTCCGTGTTACTGACATCCGCATGTTCTCACTCTCGTCCTATAT TCAAGCATTAGGGTCAAATACAAATCAAAGTAATGCAAAAGAGAGTCTTTCGGTCTATGGCCTTTTTCAAAATCTGGCTTCTACACCACAGGGCCGTACACATTTGCGTCGAATATTTCTCCGACCCCTGTTAAACATCAACATAATTTCAGAAAGGCAAAGGTCCATTGCAGCATTACTGCAACCTGAAAATGCCGATAAACTGCCACAACTGGCCTCGACTCTCCGCAAGATCCGGAACTTGCATACTACGTTCGCGCAGCTCCGCAAAGGTATCGAGTTTCCTTCTGCTGGGCAGTCTTTTGATAAGGGAGTATGGGGAACTATTCACAAATTCACCACTCACGCTCTGACACTCAGAGAACTAATAGCATCAATTAATGGTGGCTCTGATGTGGTTCTGTTCAAACAA GTAATTGACGATATACAGCCGCCTAGCCTGGTGGCTGTTAAAGAAATAATCGATAAAACAATCGACTTTGAACAATCCAAGGCACGCCATCGATCCTCAGTAAAGGCTGGGATCGATCCCAAACTAGACGAACTAAAAAGACAATACGACGGCATGGACAGTTTCTTGACAGAAGTCATCAACCACGTGCACCGCGAACTACCGGACTGGGCGCGCAAATATGTGCAATCATGCATTTTCTTACCTCAAATCGGTTTCCTCACAGTAGTGGAATCAAACCCTGCCACGGGGAATGGGCATTATGAGGGAGAAGGTACCACACTTGAAGCATGGGAGAAACTGTTCAATGCAGACGGTGCATCATGCTACAAGAACAGCTACATGCGAGAGTTGGATGAAGAATATGGAGACATGTACTGCCAAATCGGAG ATCGAGAAGTGGAAATTATACATGGACTCGTCAGCAAAGTGTTGAAATATGAAGAGCTTTTGCTTTCCGCATCAGACATGTGCGGCGAGTTCGATGCAATACTTGCGCTTGCTCTTGGCGCTGAAAAGTACAACTGGCGGGGACCGCAGGTCGTGGAAGCAAGTGTCATCCATATCGAAGAAGGTCGTCACCCTTTACAGGAGCTTGTTGTGCCGGCTTTCGTCCCAAACTCCTGCCACCTTGTTGCAGGGTCACCAAGCGTATCAGGAGTGCAAGATGGCTCGCCCCAGGCTGTAATCCTCACCGGCCCAAACCACTCTGGAAAGAGTGTGTATCTGAAACAAACGGCTATTATAGTTTACCTTGCCCACATCGGCAGTTTTGTACCAGCCACTCAGGCCGTTATTGGGCTTACTGAGAGTATCCTCACCTGCATTTCACCTCGAGAAAGTATGTCTGGGGGCGAAAGTGCATTTGCCAGGGACATGAAACAAGCCGCTTTATCGATGAAGACTTCTTCGCCAAGAAGTCTCATCCTCGTCGACGAATTTGGAAAAGGAACAAACGGAGACGACGGTGCTGCATTACTGGCTGCACTGCTAGACCACTACCTATCACTCGGATCCGACTGTCCTCGTCTTCTGGCTGCCACACACTTCCATGAGGTATTCGAGAATAGTTATCTGGAACACCATAGCAGCTTCAGAATTGCGCATATGAACGTCAGACTGGAACGGGAGGCATCGCTTGTGGATGACCAAGTCATTTACCTGTTCAACCTCGAGTATGGCCACAATGCTTCCAGCTATGGAGGTAGGTGTGCAGCTCTGAATGGCGTGCCGAGTCCAGTTGTCGACCGTGCTGAGAACGTTTCCCAACTGCTTGCTCGTAATGAAGACTTGGGTGCGGTTTGTGCTCGTCTATCTCCAACAGATGAGGGCGTTTTAGAGAAAGCAGAGGTGACGGCGCGGATTTTCCTAGGCCAATCATTCGATTGTGAGGGTGAAGTTGAACCAGGAGAGGCGGAAGAAAATGTCAGAGATTCTGTCAGGGATATACTGGAAGCCATGCTTTCACCAAATATTTGA
- a CDS encoding hypothetical protein (SECRETED:SignalP(1-18)), with translation MLGSSCFLLAFVAASTSAQDIPEVPAIATATATATATYYPAYIPPASVIFKRDDSCPANTFRCSEELGERFRDICCQNGQTCAVDADDEPACCPSGAICTGTAPASATGTATASPSYVPNSYFAFPYAAATFENEAACTSAVDACEENYDQCVNFLGDGGQYGVTIVVPGGGGTTVEGGGQALGSSSATAVCSSLSSRACGNVSSDDCSDYGNHASTSNNHGLWAAGLSAGITLLSFLV, from the exons ATGCTTGGTAGTAGTTGCTTCTTGCTTGCTTTTGTCGCAGCCTCAACATCGGCACAGGATATCCCAGAGGTGCCAGCAATAGCGACCGCAACCGCCACTGCGACTGCGACATACTACCCGGCCTACATTCCACCTGCATCAGTCATCTTCAAGCGAGACGATTCATGCCCCGCCAACACATTCCGGTGCTCTGAGGAGCTTGGCGAGAGATTCCGCGACATTTGCTGCCAAAACGGCCAAACATGCGCTGTGGACGCCGATGACGAGCCGGCCTGTTGCCCCTCTGG GGCTATATGTACAGGCACAGCTCCAGCTTCGGCGACCGGCACAGCAACCGCTTCACCGTCCTATGTTCCGAACTCATATTTTGCATTTCCCTACGCCGCGGCGACCTTCGAGAACGAGGCTGCATGCACCTCGGCAGTTGATGCTTGCGAGGAGAACTATGACCAATGTGTCAACTTCCTTGGTGATGGAGGTCAATATGGTGTCACCATTGTTGTACCCGGCGGCGGAGGCACCACCGTCGAGGGTGGTGGGCAGGCTTTGGGTTCTTCCTCTGCGACTGCTGTCTGCTCAAGTTTGAGTTCACGTGCTTGTGGAAATGTTTCCAGCGATGACTGTTCGGACTATGGAAACCATGCTTCGACCTCCAACAACCATGGCTTGTGGGCTGCCGGTCTCAGTGCAGGCATCACACTCCTCAGTTTCCTAGTCTAA
- a CDS encoding hypothetical protein (BUSCO:48921at5125): MSQDNRQVPESHIEGSAPLDLKGKGKQTKKEDTSPIADRLQASGRLVLDALGSGPELSGQQPTRKADPSGSNSNSNSIGKISSSTGEISSHRLLSSIQAESLRSKSNLNSGPSVQAFNDFVSASVTLDIDNDNANLNEAALKKIYHSKAIYTSHDVSEQEKLDGAAVVSLLDGHSNELDVVLVGSHEPIAEVDDDALTPEAAAKLREALFSDNSAFTGPRLDDLLNFNPGFLDQPGPEAELERQLYLGTRDTDQARSSWLQQWGNVLAGYTEHVWGDLEPLIIEARREVEESKAQGPGIVSETKALDRLRQVLAHIRGV, from the coding sequence ATGAGCCAGGATAATCGACAAGTTCCAGAAAGCCATATAGAGGGCAGCGCTCCCCTGGACTTGAAAGGCAAAGGAAAACAAACCAAGAAAGAGGATACTAGTCCCATCGCCGACAGACTTCAAGCTTCCGGGAGACTAGTTCTCGATGCTTTGGGAAGCGGCCCAGAGCTGAGTGGTCAACAGCCAACGAGAAAAGCTGACCCAAgtggcagcaacagcaacagcaacagcattGGCAAGATCTCGTCCAGCACGGGGGAAATATCCTCACACAGATTGCTTTCATCAATTCAGGCGGAAAGCTTGCGCTCAAAGTCAAATCTGAATTCTGGACCGTCCGTGCAAGCATTCAACGATTTTGTTAGTGCCAGCGTCACGCTGGACATCGACAATGACAATGCCAACCTCAATGAGGCAGCACTGAAGAAGATATACCACtcaaaagctatatatacatCGCATGATGTTAGTGAACAAGAGAAACTGGACGGTGCAGCCGTTGTTAGCCTGCTGGATGGTCATTCGAATGAACTCGATGTTGTTTTGGTCGGATCTCATGAACCGATTGCCGAGGTCGATGACGATGCCCTTACACCAGAAGCGGCAGCCAAACTTCGAGAAGCTCTCTTTTCTGATAACTCAGCGTTCACTGGTCCCAGATTGGATGATCTACTAAACTTCAACCCTGGGTTCCTAGATCAACCAGGACCTGAAGCGGAGCTTGAACGACAGCTCTACCTAGGCACAAGAGATACCGACCAAGCGAGAAGTAGTTGGCTGCAGCAGTGGGGCAACGTCCTTGCTGGATATACTGAACACGTCTGGGGTGACCTGGAACCGTTAATAATTGAGGCTCGGAGGGAAGTTGAAGAGTCCAAAGCTCAAGGCCCTGGGATAGTTTCTGAGACAAAGGCGCTGGATCGATTGCGGCAGGTTCTTGCACATATTCGGGGGGTTTGA
- the PAB1_1 gene encoding Protein phosphatase PP2A regulatory subunit B (BUSCO:20762at5125), which produces MVDSEANSPTWKFTQCFGDKGDVEDITEADIISTVEFDHTGNYLATGDKGGRVVLFERNETKKTCEYKFHTEFQSHEPEFDYLKSLEIEEKINKIKWCRRQNASHYLLSTNDKTIKLWKVFEKSLKVVAENNLSHDVTPGSIAGGGGAPKPLPAHQFKNAADLKLPRLTHHDTVVAAVPRRTYANAHAYHINSISVNSDGETFISSDDLRINLWNLNIQDQSFNIVDIKPANMEELTEVITAAEFHPMSCNWFMYASSKGTIKLADMRESALCDQHAKLFEQEEDPSSRSFFSEIISSISDVRFSHDGRYILSRDYLTVKIWDINMERQPVKTIPIHEHLRPRLCDTYENDSIFDKFEVVFSGDAKNVMTGSYNNNFMIYPSDPDKEVEVVLQADKSAFKAKKVGVPTPINSSTSPTATNGKKGGSRAGSPGGQGQRMRKETDADQIDFNKKILHMSWHPFEDSIAIAATNNLFVFSAL; this is translated from the exons ATGGTCGATAGCGAAGCGAACTCGCCCACGTGGAAGTTCACACA GTGTTTTGGTGACAAGGGCGATGTTGAGGATATCACTGAGG CCGATATTATTTCGACAGTTGAGTTCGACCATACCGGAAACTACCTCGCTACTGGCGACAAGGGCGGTCGGGTGGTGCTCTTTGAACGAAACGAAACG AAAAAAACCTGCGAGTACAAGTTCCACACCGAGTTCCAATCTCACGAGCCCGAATTCGACTATCTAAAGTCACTCGAGATCGAGgaaaagatcaacaagatAAAGTGGTGCAGACGACAGAACGCCTCGCACTATCTCCTGTCTACCAATGACAAGACGATCAAGTTATGGAAAGTCTTTGAGAAGTCGCTCAAGGTCGTAGCAGAGAACAACCTCTCTCACGATGTCACACCTGGGAGTATTGCTGGTGGTGGAGGTGCCCCCAAGCCTCTGCCTGCTCATCAGTTCAAGAACGCTGCCGACCTGAAGCTACCTAGACTCACACACCACGACACGGTCGTTGCCGCTGTGCCACGCCGAACATACGCCAACGCGCACGCCTATCACATTAACAGCATTTCAGTCAACAGTGATGGGGAAACCTTTATCAGCAGCGATGATTTGCGAATCAATCTTTGGAACCTCAATATTCAGGATCAGAGCTTCAACATTGTCGATATCAAGCCTGCCAACATGGAGGAACTCACTGAAGTAATCACAGCTGCCGAATTCCATCCCATGAGCTGCAACTGGTTCATGTATGCAAGCTCCAAGGGTACTATCAAACTTGCCGACATGCGAGAGAGTGCTCTATGTGACCAGCACGCCAAAC TAtttgaacaagaagaagacccttCTTCGCGGTCATTCTTCTCCGAAATCATTTCCTCCATTTCCGATGTGAGGTTTTCACATGATGGCCGATATATCCTATCTCGCGACTACCTGACTGTCAAGATTTGGGATATCAACATGGAGAGACAGCCTGTGAAGACGATACCAATCCACGAGCACCTTCGACCACGGTTGTGCGACACATACGAGAACGATAGTATATTCGACAAATTCGAAGTCGTCTTCTCTGGCGACGCCAAGAATGTCATGACAGGAAGCTACAACAACAACTTCATGATCTACCCTTCAGACCCTGACAAGGAGGTTGAGGTAGTCCTTCAGGCAGATAAGTCTGCCTTCAAGGCAAAGAAGGTTGGGGTGCCTACACCGATCAATTCGTCTACGAGCCCAACAGCAACCAACGGCAAGAAGGGCGGCTCTAGAGCTGGTAGCCCAGGTGGTCAGGGTCAGCGGATGCGTAAGGAAACAGACGCGGACCAGATCGATTTTAACAAAAAGATTCTGCACATGAGTTGGCATCCGTTCGAGGACAGTATTGCGATTGCGGCCACAAACAAT CTATTTGTCTTCTCAGCACTCTAG